The following coding sequences are from one Halobacteriovorax sp. JY17 window:
- a CDS encoding PilT/PilU family type 4a pilus ATPase produces the protein MSKESFHKLLKLATANGVSDIHLREGENPYFRMKGGLKKIKGDILTKEDMLTICHTIIQDKNILKNLETIKEYDGSYQLGTICRVRISLLKFQGRIAIIMRVINIKVPTMAELGLPPALQGFVNAKRGLVLVTGVTGSGKSSTLASIIQEINRTREEHILTIEDPIEFIFTSEKSRITQRELGEDTDSFKDALRGALRQDPDIIVIGELRDAETIQISMKAAETGHLVFATVHTTNAPSTINRIVSMFPPEEQDNVKLRLSECLFGSISQRLLPTLDGKGRICAQEIMVNTVGIQDCISGKEDLSKMYITIEKSKGKMQSFDQHLTQLYRAKSITFDVASGAASSPTNFERNLEFGDNENDKEEQEEKKEESSSAGDDDSTAEHEVEASSGELSLDLA, from the coding sequence ATGAGTAAAGAATCCTTTCATAAGCTTTTAAAGTTAGCCACGGCCAATGGGGTCAGTGATATTCACCTTAGAGAGGGAGAAAATCCTTATTTTAGAATGAAGGGTGGTCTCAAAAAAATAAAAGGCGATATTCTAACGAAAGAAGATATGCTCACAATTTGTCACACAATAATTCAAGATAAGAATATATTAAAAAACTTAGAAACAATAAAAGAATATGATGGCTCCTATCAGCTTGGAACCATTTGTAGAGTTCGAATTAGTCTTCTAAAATTTCAAGGTCGAATAGCTATCATTATGAGAGTTATTAATATTAAAGTTCCGACTATGGCAGAGCTTGGACTTCCTCCTGCTCTTCAAGGTTTTGTTAACGCAAAACGTGGGCTCGTTCTAGTGACAGGTGTTACAGGATCAGGAAAGAGTTCGACTTTAGCTTCTATAATCCAAGAAATAAATAGAACAAGAGAAGAGCATATTTTAACAATTGAAGATCCAATTGAATTTATCTTCACATCTGAAAAATCGAGGATTACTCAAAGGGAACTTGGCGAAGACACTGATAGTTTTAAGGACGCTCTAAGAGGTGCTCTAAGACAAGATCCAGATATTATCGTTATTGGTGAACTTAGAGATGCTGAGACAATTCAAATTTCAATGAAGGCTGCAGAAACAGGTCATTTAGTCTTTGCGACTGTTCATACGACAAATGCCCCATCTACTATCAATAGAATTGTGTCCATGTTTCCACCTGAAGAGCAAGATAATGTTAAACTTAGACTTTCTGAATGTCTCTTCGGTTCCATTAGCCAGCGTCTCCTTCCAACACTAGATGGTAAAGGAAGAATTTGTGCCCAAGAGATTATGGTAAACACAGTAGGTATTCAAGACTGCATTAGTGGAAAAGAAGACCTCTCAAAGATGTATATTACAATTGAAAAGTCCAAAGGAAAAATGCAGTCTTTTGATCAGCATTTAACCCAGCTTTATAGGGCCAAGAGCATTACATTTGATGTTGCCAGTGGCGCTGCATCCTCTCCTACTAACTTTGAAAGAAATCTAGAGTTCGGAGACAATGAAAATGACAAAGAAGAGCAAGAAGAAAAGAAAGAAGAGTCTTCTTCAGCTGGAGATGATGACTCAACAGCTGAACATGAAGTAGAGGCTTCAAGTGGTGAGCTTTCTCTTGATCTTGCTTAG
- a CDS encoding protein-glutamine glutaminase family protein: MLKLLLLLFISTTSTLAYNVSIEGEGELRNCSTDGPKELFHCQNSKGEEFLIKSKDWDYVALKRDSSGKYSSVDVYNISDKDGGFVYAASFDSQSFYTEEELPKYQGPINDYINNERYLYSDFFKNNTEQEIDTDNKELADFYKKAKFEIEDKKEKVEESLKIKNFKIKLSDGQEVKCSKSPQENCPLLNCEKDSEGFERIILRSQNSFMVNMESFGFKGSNFSVPENTMLGLYDENGNELITYAKNPEGVFKSSMLVPSNFKNNPRLFKSLKEPSYMSFLSSQLKSCGPKTLKVFSDIFEKTQRDLQNTSMLQYIDLAKGILESNYINKDSIPGNACYYKGAYYAPEGYQRALELEVMSKKTISLERAQELLDQALNRSDIPWSYTYDGCYARAHLMARMFEAEGIHVDKAWLRGSLRIPGQPKGMNWGYHVAPLVYVKGENGEVQEMIIDPSISKKPITPKEWAKTMEVNFDETEQVSFPTPTNTAFYNKTSYSVTNSTPYWPEYNKRLSESDKMSMAAQTMLEYGGAPSSDEEWERWE, encoded by the coding sequence GTGCTAAAACTACTACTTCTACTATTTATAAGTACGACTTCGACTCTCGCCTACAATGTAAGTATTGAAGGAGAAGGTGAATTAAGAAACTGCTCAACCGATGGTCCTAAAGAGTTATTTCACTGTCAAAATTCAAAAGGTGAAGAGTTCCTTATAAAAAGTAAAGACTGGGATTATGTCGCTTTAAAGAGAGACTCTTCTGGAAAATACAGCTCTGTTGATGTCTATAATATTTCAGACAAAGACGGAGGTTTTGTCTATGCGGCGAGCTTTGATAGCCAAAGCTTCTATACCGAAGAAGAACTTCCTAAATATCAAGGCCCAATAAATGATTATATAAATAATGAAAGATACCTCTATTCAGATTTTTTCAAAAATAATACTGAACAAGAAATTGATACTGACAATAAAGAGCTTGCTGACTTTTACAAGAAAGCAAAATTTGAAATAGAAGATAAGAAAGAAAAAGTTGAAGAAAGTTTAAAAATCAAGAACTTCAAAATCAAACTTAGTGATGGACAAGAAGTTAAGTGCTCAAAAAGTCCCCAAGAGAATTGTCCCCTACTCAACTGCGAGAAAGACTCAGAAGGTTTTGAAAGAATTATTCTTCGAAGTCAAAACTCCTTTATGGTTAATATGGAATCCTTTGGATTTAAAGGTAGTAATTTCTCTGTACCAGAAAACACTATGCTTGGCCTCTATGATGAAAATGGAAATGAATTAATTACTTATGCAAAAAATCCAGAGGGCGTATTCAAATCTAGTATGCTAGTGCCTTCAAACTTTAAAAATAACCCAAGACTATTTAAGAGTTTAAAAGAGCCATCTTATATGAGCTTCTTGTCTTCCCAACTGAAGTCTTGTGGACCAAAAACATTGAAAGTTTTTTCTGATATCTTTGAAAAAACTCAAAGAGATTTACAAAATACATCAATGCTTCAATATATTGATCTAGCAAAAGGAATATTAGAAAGTAACTATATAAATAAAGATTCTATTCCGGGGAACGCTTGCTATTACAAAGGGGCATACTACGCGCCAGAAGGTTACCAGCGCGCCCTTGAACTTGAAGTCATGAGCAAGAAGACCATATCCCTAGAAAGAGCACAGGAATTACTTGATCAGGCACTCAATAGAAGTGATATTCCTTGGAGCTACACTTATGATGGTTGCTACGCTCGGGCCCACCTTATGGCGAGAATGTTTGAAGCAGAAGGCATTCATGTAGACAAGGCATGGCTTAGGGGCTCGCTTAGAATTCCGGGGCAACCAAAGGGTATGAATTGGGGCTACCACGTTGCTCCTCTTGTCTATGTCAAGGGAGAGAACGGAGAAGTTCAAGAGATGATTATTGATCCTTCTATTTCAAAGAAACCAATAACACCAAAAGAGTGGGCCAAGACAATGGAAGTTAACTTTGATGAAACCGAGCAAGTTTCATTTCCGACTCCAACAAATACGGCTTTCTATAATAAGACCAGTTATAGTGTGACAAATTCAACTCCCTACTGGCCAGAATATAATAAGAGGCTTTCAGAATCTGACAAAATGAGTATGGCCGCTCAAACCATGCTAGAGTATGGTGGCGCTCCTTCATCTGATGAAGAGTGGGAACGATGGGAGTAA
- a CDS encoding endonuclease, translated as MKNIISLFIILFSLSTLAQEVSRATITEMAKRNHVALSYQDVKKVLFSTVENIDGVVCSVYTPSQCQKRYYKDPTELEIKRAEQGFNLNIEHTWPQSKGAKELPANSDMHHLFVTSKESNSKRANLPFCNAEYDYWQMDGSIYGFDQFSQDCFEPQDLHKGNVARAMFYFSIRYNLPIDEDQEVTLRAWHKLDPVDNRELERNEIIRAIQGNSNPFITNPEFINIIRDY; from the coding sequence ATGAAAAATATCATATCTCTGTTCATTATACTCTTCTCTCTATCAACATTAGCGCAAGAAGTATCTCGCGCGACGATTACAGAAATGGCCAAGAGAAATCATGTTGCTCTTTCTTACCAAGATGTAAAAAAAGTACTCTTTTCAACTGTTGAAAATATTGATGGAGTTGTTTGTAGTGTCTATACACCAAGTCAGTGCCAGAAGAGATATTATAAAGACCCAACAGAATTAGAAATCAAAAGGGCCGAGCAAGGTTTTAACTTAAATATTGAACATACATGGCCTCAATCAAAGGGAGCAAAAGAGCTTCCGGCCAATAGCGATATGCACCACCTCTTTGTGACCAGCAAGGAATCAAATAGTAAAAGAGCAAACCTTCCTTTTTGTAATGCTGAATATGATTACTGGCAAATGGATGGAAGTATTTACGGCTTTGATCAATTTTCACAGGACTGCTTTGAGCCACAAGACCTTCACAAAGGAAATGTAGCTAGAGCTATGTTCTACTTCTCTATTAGATATAATCTCCCAATCGATGAAGATCAGGAAGTAACACTAAGGGCTTGGCATAAATTAGATCCTGTTGATAATAGAGAGCTTGAGAGAAATGAAATAATCAGAGCAATTCAAGGAAACTCTAATCCCTTCATTACAAATCCTGAATTCATCAATATTATAAGAGACTATTAG